A genomic stretch from Primulina huaijiensis isolate GDHJ02 chromosome 14, ASM1229523v2, whole genome shotgun sequence includes:
- the LOC140957406 gene encoding uncharacterized protein: MKSINIFCACPASTAICSNTDSRAILPQDLRRKDRQLNRFNNSHKPHPKNEAPCSSRLPLDPIKPFYERKSTSSSSCSAKKTDKILRRKSSADATDLSSSSRYLLSEKPFLDFIPESGRAMVSRQLRRDDNLRNIKYKRLNSDGYSGFRSFSSRSTESPVFRPSSTASSHAASPQKNLDLKLTSRMNVLESPPVLPSNHQLVELMVSIHCKGCEGKLRKHISKMEGVASFIIDLPTKKVTVIGDVTPLGVLASISKVKNAQLWPSPSPQSPRLALTSSVFR; encoded by the exons ATGAAATCAATAAACATTTTCTGTGCCTGTCCAGCTTCCACAGCCATATGTTCAAACACTGACTCGAGAGCAATTCTCCCTCAAGATTTGCGAAGGAAAGATCGTCAACTGAATCGATTCAATAACTCACACAAACCTCATCCAAAAAATGAAGCTCCATGCTCATCCCGTTTACCGCTTGATCCCATCAAGCCATTTTACGAAAGAAAGAGCACATCTTCTTCTTCCTGTTCTGCCAAGAAAACTGACAAAATCTTACGCAGAAAAAGCTCGGCGGACGCCACTGATCTTTCCAGCTCTTCCAGATATTTGTTGAGCGAAAAACCTTTCTTGGATTTTATACCAGAATCGGGTCGTGCGATGGTTTCCAGGCAGCTCCGAAGAGATGACAATCTTCGCAATATTAAATATAAGAGGTTGAACTCGGATGGTTATTCGGGTTTCAGATCTTTCTCCAGCCGCTCTACTGAATCTCCAGTCTTTAGACCTTCATCAACAGCAAGTTCACATGCTGCTTCGCCTCAGAAGAATTTGGATTTGAAGTTGACTAGTCGAATGAATGTTCTTGAATCTCCACCAGTACTCCCATCAAATCATCAG CTTGTGGAATTGATGGTGTCAATTCATTGCAAGGGGTGTGAAGGAAAACTGAGGAAACACATCTCCAAGATGGAAG gAGTTGCATCATTTATCATCGATTTACCAACAAAAAAAGTGACTGTAATCGGGGACGTGACACCCCTAGGTGTGCTTGCAAGTATTTCCAAGGTGAAAAATGCACAATTATGGCCATCTCCATCTCCGCAGTCTCCAAGACTCGCTCTCACTAGTAGCGTATTTCGATAA